The genomic interval TGTCCTGTTGGATCGCATACTAAACAAACAATctgaaatccattttttttctaagtctgaagaatattttaataatctatagaacctttttccactataaagaaccttttgtggaatggaaaaattCAAGTTTCTTCGtggaaccattgatgccaataaataacctttattttaagagtgtagaacAGGAAAAAAACGAAGAAAAACTGCTCAAATTCAGGGATGCGACGGCGCTTGAGGAGACGTGGGCAGAAGGGTTTTTTGGCTCCCTCTTCCCAAGGcgttttttgtgattttattggCTCATTGCTGCTCTCAGGGGTGAAAAAGCACAGAGGAATCGACGGTGGATAACCGTCTCAAAGTTTTACAACAGTATCTAGCCAAAGATTTACTTGGAATAAAAATGATTCCACATTTACTTGTACTGCAGTATTTAAAGATAaacagtaaatgtttttttgctttAGAAATGACAACTTTAGGAGTTTTCTGTTGCAGTCTCAcaaactaaaaacaaagtgCTTCAGTTTTGCAGTGTGCACTTGACTTAAAATGCATTCAGCATTATTGGGAAAAACAGTCATGACATCACACCCAGTAAAAGTCATTTTAGCAGTAaaacaaaagtacaaaaatCACAGAAGTACCACAACATGGAGCATCACACCAAAAACCCCAATGAAACACATGAACCATATCAGTGAAAGGGATTATTAACAGCTTCATTTAGTCAAAATGAAACCGCATTTGTCCAACCCATTATTTTCTCATGTTTTGCTCATAATGGTTATAAAAAGTTATGAGCCAAACGTGTAGGGTTGGAcaaagtgatttatttttaaagctttCCTGTAGATCTTGCAACACCAATGTCATTGGTTCGATTCCCATGGAAAGCAAGAACTgatcaaatgtaaatgtgtataaagtcgctttggataaaagcgtctgccaaatgcataaatgtaaatgtaaaaaaaaggaTGAGCCCTTAAATACTGTATGTACCACCCCAACTTTTAGTTTCAGTAGGAAATGCATCAACACAGGAAAGAAAACCTTTAATTTCATATGTACAGGGTGCAGAAAATGTTTCTAGTGGTTGATTTTGAAGTCACACGATCCGTGTTTGATGgcttcactgcaaaaaaaaaatgactttcttcctcagaattttttttttttccagttcaaatatctaaatattcttaaatcaaaacgcatttacttgagaagcaaaatgctcttattttctgaaaaatatatctagtcgggttagaaaaacaaacttaattcaaaataatttttctgaccaaactcacttaattttgatgcaCTTGTcagaaaacaagtcttaatattagggttgtcaaaagtaccgacttcggtactgacatttttaaaatgtgacgaTATCAGCGTCTCCCTCTAGCATTTTGaacgctgttgagtggatttttaaacacctctgattggccactgtgttcacacgctcaacagatatgtctgtgattggcaacaatgatcaacgcttcaaaaacatgttgtaaatagaaacctttgacgctcttcaccaagcaattacacagatacacacggaaGCTTTTGAATATCCGCTaatccctaatatatccgctgatagacgcctgctttcaaacgctcctgtgtgtgtctgtgtaagcgctcggtgaagagcgtcaaaggtttctatttacaacatgtttttgaagcgttgatcattgtagccaatcacagacatatctgttgagcacatgaacacaatggccaatcagaggtgtttaagaatccgttGAAAATGCTGGTatagtcacatttttaaaatttcactaCCGACTTGGTAcagaagtcggtacttttgacaaccctacttattatatataattttgcttctccagtaaatgtatcttgatttaagaatgtttagatatttgtactggaaaacaagaggAAGAGCATCACGTTTGCAGTGTTTAACTGAGGCACCTATAAACATCAATACTGCACAGCCCTTCAGAAACAAACGCACAATGTCGACCTTCAATCCGGACTTTGTTTCCGGTAGGTCGCCGCTGCCTGTCTCTGCTGGATATGCGGTTTGTTGGGTTTCTTCTGACGCCACTGACACAGCAAGATGGATCTGAAGGTGGTGCGGAAGGTTTTGTTGCAGAGAGCGTAACACATGGGATTGACTGTGCTGTTGACGTAACACAGCCAGTAACCCAGAGCCCACAGCGTGGCGGGGATGCACCCGTCACAGAACGCGTTCAGCAGGACCATGATGTTATACGGCGTCCAAGTGATGATGAAGGCCAGGAGAATGGCGCTTAGCGTCTGCGCCGCCTTCTTCTCTTTCACCAGAGACATCTTTTTGCGCTTGTTGACCTGCGTTTTGGTCTTGCAGGTGAAGCGTTTGGTGTCTTTGTGAGAGATGTTGGCGTTGGGTTGGTCTTTCAGTGCTGAGGAACATCCCTTTCTGGATGGTCTTGCCTCTGTGTCCGTCGGTTGGAGGCTTTCGGAGTCTCTGCGTCCTTCGAGCGTGACGGAGTAGATGGGACGGGCGTCTTCAATGTACTCTTCTTCATCATCGTCCGATTGGTCGATAGACACGGCCGTCTCATTGTTATTCCAGCTGTCGCTGCTGCTGCGGTCCGTGTCGCCGCTGCCGGATGTTCGACTCGACGGCCAGAACCACAAACGTCCCGCTTTCATTTTCCCAGAACTTCTCTTGCTGGACGGATGCAGCTCGTAACTGCTGTGACTGCGTGAGCTTCCCGGTTCTTCCGGATTCCCTTGGTTTCCTGAACCCTTCAACCCAGCCAGCTCCTTGGAACGGTTCTCCGTCTCCCTGTAGATCCGCCAGTAGAGGACGGTCATGATGGTGACGGGCAGGTAGAACGCGGCAATAGCCGTACAAAACGTAGTGATCGGCTCCGAGAGGAACTGGATGTAGCATTCGTGCGACTTGACCGTCCGCTTTCCCACGAAATACTGCCAGAAGAGGATGGCCGGCGCCCATAGGATGAACGAAATGGACCAGGCGAGTCCGATCATGGTCATGGCTCGTTTGGTGGTCCGTTTGGCTCGGTAGGTCAGCGGGCGCGTGACGGAGAAGTACCTGTCGAAGCTGATGACCAGAAGGTTCATGACGGACGCGTTGCTGGCCACATAATCAATGGCCAACCACAAGTCACACGCCCAGTTCCCGAGAGTCCATTGGTTCATGATGATGTAAGTGGTGTAGAGATTCATAGAAAGCACACCGATAATGAGGTCGGCGAATGCCAGGCTGAGCAAGTAATAGTTGTTCACCGTCTTCAACTGCTTGTTGACTTTAAAAGACACCAGGACCAGGATGTTCCCGATGATGGTGACTAAGGAAAGCGAGCCACACAAGAATACGATCATCACGACCTGCCAGACGGTGTGGCCACCGAGCGGGTCGTACGTCACAGGCGACGTGCCATTGTGTCTGCCGGTCAAATTGGCCAGGAGCGAATCGTTGGCAGGCCGATCGGTCTGGACGTCATGTGGTACGAACGCTGTGACGAGGTAGGCCCGCATCCCCGGGGAGCTGTTGGTCAGGAATATTCCAGGCTCGGCGCTCAGCGTCAGGTTCATGGTGGCATATTCTGTGGGCGAAGCTGACAGACAAGAGGTATTAGCATGAGAGAACGACACAAACAactagttaaaggattagttcacttcagaattcaaatctCCTGATAGTTTACtcgcccccatgtcatccaagatgttcatgtctttctttcttcagtgaaaaagaaatgaaggtttttgaggaaaacattccaggatttttctccatatagtggacttcactggggttcaacgggttgaaggtccaaatgtcagtttcagtgcagcttcaaagagctctacacgatcccagacgaggaataagagtcttatctagagaaaccatcggccattttctaaaaaaaacaaaaattatatactttttaaccacaaatgctcatcttgcactgctctgtgatgctccacgcattacgtaatcatgttggaaaggtcacgcgtgacgtaggcggaagtaccgcggtagggcgcaATACTccattt from Ctenopharyngodon idella isolate HZGC_01 chromosome 12, HZGC01, whole genome shotgun sequence carries:
- the LOC127523589 gene encoding muscarinic acetylcholine receptor M3-like, which produces MNLTLSAEPGIFLTNSSPGMRAYLVTAFVPHDVQTDRPANDSLLANLTGRHNGTSPVTYDPLGGHTVWQVVMIVFLCGSLSLVTIIGNILVLVSFKVNKQLKTVNNYYLLSLAFADLIIGVLSMNLYTTYIIMNQWTLGNWACDLWLAIDYVASNASVMNLLVISFDRYFSVTRPLTYRAKRTTKRAMTMIGLAWSISFILWAPAILFWQYFVGKRTVKSHECYIQFLSEPITTFCTAIAAFYLPVTIMTVLYWRIYRETENRSKELAGLKGSGNQGNPEEPGSSRSHSSYELHPSSKRSSGKMKAGRLWFWPSSRTSGSGDTDRSSSDSWNNNETAVSIDQSDDDEEEYIEDARPIYSVTLEGRRDSESLQPTDTEARPSRKGCSSALKDQPNANISHKDTKRFTCKTKTQVNKRKKMSLVKEKKAAQTLSAILLAFIITWTPYNIMVLLNAFCDGCIPATLWALGYWLCYVNSTVNPMCYALCNKTFRTTFRSILLCQWRQKKPNKPHIQQRQAAATYRKQSPD